The genomic window GGTCGTGGAACGGCGACAATCTCACCTGGGACACGCTCGACCACTCGACGTTCTGCCTCGGATACCGCCTCGAGGAGAGAGGGCGTCCCGGCCGGTTCGATCCGGCCCGCGCGACCGCCCTGGGCGTTCCGGCCGGTCCGCTCCGGGGTCGCCTCCAGGCGGGCGAGACGATCGTCGCCGAGGGGGGCGCCGCGGTGCGGCCGTCCGACGTCCTCGGCCCACCCCGCCGCGGGCGCGTCGTCGCCTTCGCCACCGACACCCGCCCGTGCGCGGGGCTCGCGCGGCTGTGCGAAGACGCGGATCCCGCCTTCGTCGAGGGGATGTTCGCCGCGGAGCACGCGGACGCGGCGGCCGAGAAGAAGCACATGACCGCGGTCGAGGCCGCAGAGGCGGCCCGCGACGCCCGCGTCGGCCGGCTCGTCCTCGTGCACGTGAGCCCGCGCTATGTCTACGAAGACGAGGCCAGGCTGGGCGAGGAGGCGCGTGCGGTGTTCCCGCGCGCGGAGGTCGCGAAGGCGCTCGAGGCGTACCCGATCCCGCTCCCGGACTGACCTGCCCCCTCGGTCCCCCTTCCGAAACGGAAGGGGGAGGCATCTGATCTGATCAAAACAGCTGCTCCCCTTCCCGTGTCGGGAAGGGGCCGGGGGATGGGTCTACTTCTCGACCGCGGGCT from Pseudomonadota bacterium includes these protein-coding regions:
- a CDS encoding ribonuclease Z; protein product: MECVVLGYGGMMPMPLRLTTSVLVRREGRMLLFDAGEGIQLALKKGGLGIRGLDAVAITHLHADHVLGLPGIMMFRAQCDEPGALTIIGPPGVARFVNHTLEDLKYHINYRIEFVEWYNKSDRIAWSWNGDNLTWDTLDHSTFCLGYRLEERGRPGRFDPARATALGVPAGPLRGRLQAGETIVAEGGAAVRPSDVLGPPRRGRVVAFATDTRPCAGLARLCEDADPAFVEGMFAAEHADAAAEKKHMTAVEAAEAARDARVGRLVLVHVSPRYVYEDEARLGEEARAVFPRAEVAKALEAYPIPLPD